Proteins co-encoded in one Eriocheir sinensis breed Jianghai 21 unplaced genomic scaffold, ASM2467909v1 Scaffold876, whole genome shotgun sequence genomic window:
- the LOC126994788 gene encoding uncharacterized protein LOC126994788: MELDIGVNYTAHSGPKKSCDGTKQIFYCRRSGVQSTKISSKSRAEKSQGTCKMGFYCTSSIEVVKKDEKICVTFYSDHRDHNLDFNSQVHMTLPKSEQDKIAACDEIIISAKRMITQGIEHDIILDRVRESAGSNRMSFLEKKDIDNICVRYGLNKTHSRHSDDSTSVRLIVKEMQDANEVLYFKDQGDVDSDNPEIPSKEFVLGFMKGGQELIFSTQMKSCDKIQVCMDSTHCISNQMVRVLMDEQEENEFHKQCKGFLSYLLEAGFERFHDYFKENYLCENRIQLWPQCYHEGAILNTNNHLESIHRLLKYVYLKGKKVKRLDYTILALNKMVKEKLFKRMVDLMKKRTGKPFRERHEKGMKLEVTQEDHGLFTVSSESFENKLYEIQTNNPTCEVCRERCPDCHVCKCMYVCTCDDNAKGMKNICKHIHTVAEFLRNKSQIAKPKLPTEEIEKIHDV, encoded by the exons ATGGAACTGGACATTGGAGTCAATTACACGGCTCATTCTGGACCAAAGAAATCATGTGATGGCACCAAACAGATATTCTACTGTCGAAGATCAGGTGTTCAGTCAACGAAGATTTCCAGTAAGAGTCGTGCAGAAAAGAGCCAAG GTACCTGTAAGATGGGGTTTTACTGCACCTCATCAATTGAAGTtgtgaagaaggatgaaaagatttGTGTGACCTTTTACTCTGACCATCGTGATCACAACCTTGATTTTAACAGCCAGGTTCACATGACACTTCCCAAGAGTGAACAGGATAAGATTGCAG CTTGTGATGAAATCATCATATCTGCAAAGC GTATGATTACACAAGGGATCGAACATGACATAATTTTGGACAGAGTGCGGGAGTCAGCAGGCAGTAATCGAATGTCTTTCTTAGAAAAGAAGGATATAGATAATATTTGTGTTAGGTATGGATTGAATAAAACCCACAGCAGACACTCTGATGACAGCACAAGTGTACGATTAATTGTTAAAGAAATGCAGGATGCCAATGAAGTCTTGTATTTCAAAGATCAAGGAGATGTAGATTCAGATAATCCTGAAATACCATCCAAAGAATTTGTATTAGGTTTTATGAAAGGGGGACAAGAATTAATATTTTCTACCCAGATGAAATCTTGTGACAAGATACAGGTATGCATGGATTCAACTCATTGCATTAGCAATCAAATGGTCAGAGTTCTCatggatgaacaagaagaaaatgaatttcACAAGCAATGTAAGGGTTTTCTCAGCTATTTGTTAGAAGCTGGTTTTGAAAGATTTCATGATTATTTCAAAGAAAATTATCTTTGTGAGAACAGAATTCAGTTATGGCCACAGTGCTATCATGAGGGTGCAATTCTAAACACAAACAATCATCTAGAGAGCATCCATAGACTTTTGAAATATGTATATTTGAAAggtaaaaaagttaaaagattGGATTACACAATACTAGCTTTAAATAAAATGGTGAAGGAGAAACTTTTTAAGAGAATGGTAGACTTGATGAAGAAAAGAACTGGAAAACCTTTCAGAGAGAGACATGAAAAAGGCATGAAGCTCGAAGTTACTCAGGAGGATCATGGCCTTTTCACTGTGTCCTCTGAATCTTTTGAAAATAAGCTTTATGAGATACAGACAAATAATCCTACTTGTGAAGTATGTAGGGAAAGGTGTCCAGACTGTCATGTCTGTAAATGCATGTATGTGTGCACATGTGATGACAATGCTAAAGGTATGAAGAACATATGTAAGCATATACATACAGTTGCAGAATTTTTAAGAAATAAGTCACAGATAGCTAAACCAAAGTTGCCAACAGAAGAAATTGAAAAGATCCATGATGTT